From the Salinimicrobium tongyeongense genome, one window contains:
- a CDS encoding outer membrane beta-barrel protein: MKHFFLFCLLLISSGAMAQQFSISGKVVDAETQLPLESATLFVEKLKDSSLVSYTISNQDGGFVIEGSGKMDSLRLVSTYNGYEPFTRLISMRQASIDLGQLKMQVANNMLGEVTLVSERAPVTIKSDTLEFNAGSFNTRQDANLEEVMKKLPGVEVDAQGNITVNGKPVSRILVNGKEFFGNDPKIATKNLPKDIIDKIQVVDTKTKSEEFTGKAGNPDDKTINVTIKEDKNKGYFARATAGGGTDDRYELSGIGNYFKDDMRLSVLASSNNINSSGFSFDEVFDMMGGRARSISFNRNGSFSINGNSFGGSGGITKSETAGFNFTNEWDKKYELTADYFFGKNDTETFTVVERETFLPNSTFFTNSETSANMVNESHRANLAFEVDLDTLTRISVRPSVNINNGFSDRNSVSERIEGASQLLSNTFDNEELYSSNFSNRIDFIRKFGSRGAYLQVDFNNRNEKQERENFFYSERATVEDGATTGTAIQDQFIDEDNSSDEYEAGITQRSVLANKLFLDLSYDFSVLNLSNTRSVYQVDENTGNYDLLEGELSNDFEVTSYKHIPNAGINYEGKKLRGGFNLGLLNTSLENEDFLVESSFKKNYSELFMEADIRYEITRGKSFYFRYRTDNNIPSISQLQPVPNLTNPLNIIVGNPELDPTYSQNLNFGYHNFDFATRSGMNIYASATFYDNQVVPYSITEDLITTTTYRNLDGGLTSYAGVFYSKRYKKEKQEFNYRVGLNGNYNRQLGFSNGTRYKADRFGASPSLRLGYNYEDVIEINPRYELSYVNTQYGINNNREEEYVNHTVALETTTYWPKNVVFGNDVSFNSYGNVAPGFDDTSLLWNMSLGYKFLKDDATLKLKVYDLLNENVSTSRTTGEDFVQDTRELILEQYFMLSFTYKLSKFGGKDPNRRGGGIIRM, translated from the coding sequence ATGAAGCATTTTTTCCTTTTTTGCCTGCTCTTAATTTCTTCGGGAGCAATGGCCCAGCAGTTCTCTATTTCGGGTAAAGTCGTAGATGCCGAAACCCAGCTTCCATTAGAATCGGCTACTCTGTTCGTTGAAAAGCTGAAAGACAGCAGTCTTGTTTCCTATACAATTTCCAATCAGGACGGGGGGTTTGTTATTGAAGGTTCAGGAAAAATGGACAGTCTTAGGCTGGTGAGCACCTATAATGGTTATGAGCCTTTTACCCGACTTATTAGCATGAGACAGGCCAGCATAGATCTTGGGCAGCTAAAAATGCAGGTGGCAAACAACATGCTGGGGGAAGTAACCCTGGTTTCAGAAAGAGCTCCTGTCACAATAAAGTCAGACACCCTTGAGTTCAATGCCGGATCTTTTAACACCAGGCAGGATGCCAATCTTGAGGAGGTGATGAAAAAATTGCCGGGTGTGGAAGTAGATGCCCAGGGAAATATTACCGTCAACGGAAAGCCTGTTTCCCGCATCCTGGTGAACGGAAAAGAATTCTTTGGGAATGATCCCAAGATCGCCACCAAAAACCTTCCTAAGGATATCATAGATAAGATACAGGTTGTCGATACCAAGACCAAATCGGAAGAATTCACGGGCAAAGCAGGAAACCCCGATGATAAGACCATCAACGTTACTATAAAAGAAGATAAGAACAAAGGCTATTTTGCACGCGCAACCGCAGGAGGGGGAACAGATGACAGGTATGAATTGAGCGGCATCGGGAATTATTTCAAGGACGATATGCGGCTGAGTGTGCTTGCCAGTTCCAACAACATTAACTCTTCGGGTTTCTCTTTTGATGAGGTCTTTGACATGATGGGGGGCAGGGCACGCAGCATCTCCTTTAACCGTAACGGCAGCTTCAGCATTAACGGGAATAGTTTTGGCGGTAGCGGTGGTATCACAAAAAGTGAGACTGCCGGTTTCAATTTCACCAACGAATGGGATAAAAAATATGAACTGACTGCCGATTATTTCTTCGGAAAAAATGATACCGAAACCTTTACGGTGGTAGAGCGGGAGACTTTTCTTCCCAATAGTACTTTCTTCACTAATTCTGAAACTTCAGCAAATATGGTGAACGAAAGTCACCGGGCAAACCTGGCTTTTGAGGTAGATCTCGACACCCTAACCAGGATCTCGGTAAGGCCATCGGTAAATATCAATAACGGATTTTCAGATCGCAACAGCGTTTCAGAAAGAATTGAAGGGGCCTCTCAACTCCTTTCCAACACCTTCGATAATGAAGAACTGTACAGCAGCAACTTCAGTAACAGAATCGACTTTATCCGCAAATTTGGCAGCCGTGGCGCCTATTTGCAAGTTGATTTTAATAACCGTAACGAAAAACAGGAAAGAGAAAATTTCTTCTACTCCGAAAGGGCTACCGTAGAAGACGGCGCCACCACAGGCACCGCGATACAGGATCAGTTCATTGATGAAGATAACAGCTCAGATGAATATGAAGCGGGAATTACCCAGCGCTCTGTGCTTGCCAACAAACTCTTTCTTGATCTTTCTTACGATTTCTCTGTGCTCAATCTCTCCAATACGCGTTCTGTGTACCAGGTTGACGAAAACACCGGTAATTATGACCTTTTGGAAGGGGAGCTAAGCAACGATTTTGAAGTGACGAGTTACAAGCACATCCCCAATGCCGGAATTAATTACGAGGGTAAAAAATTGCGGGGAGGCTTTAACCTGGGCCTTTTAAATACCTCTCTTGAAAATGAGGATTTTCTGGTAGAGAGTTCATTTAAGAAAAATTACAGTGAACTTTTTATGGAGGCCGATATCAGGTATGAGATCACCCGTGGTAAATCATTTTACTTCAGGTATCGTACAGATAATAACATCCCTTCAATATCGCAGTTGCAGCCGGTGCCTAATCTTACCAACCCCCTGAACATCATTGTGGGTAACCCTGAACTAGACCCAACCTACTCCCAAAACCTTAATTTTGGATACCATAACTTTGACTTTGCCACCCGCAGCGGAATGAATATATATGCTTCGGCAACATTTTACGACAACCAGGTGGTGCCTTACTCAATTACTGAAGACCTTATAACCACCACCACATATAGAAATCTGGATGGAGGTTTGACTTCCTATGCCGGGGTATTTTATTCAAAGCGGTATAAAAAGGAAAAGCAGGAGTTCAACTATCGGGTGGGCCTTAACGGAAATTATAACCGGCAGTTAGGCTTTTCAAATGGTACCCGCTATAAGGCAGATCGTTTTGGAGCTAGCCCTTCATTGAGGCTGGGTTACAATTATGAAGATGTTATCGAGATTAATCCCCGGTATGAGCTTAGCTATGTCAATACACAGTACGGCATTAACAACAACAGGGAAGAAGAGTATGTGAATCATACGGTGGCCCTTGAAACCACAACATACTGGCCCAAAAATGTGGTTTTTGGCAATGATGTTTCCTTTAATTCCTACGGAAATGTTGCGCCAGGGTTTGATGATACTTCCCTTTTATGGAACATGAGCCTTGGCTACAAATTCCTGAAAGACGATGCCACATTAAAGCTGAAGGTTTACGATTTGCTCAATGAAAATGTGAGCACATCCCGTACCACGGGGGAAGATTTTGTGCAGGACACACGGGAACTTATCCTTGAACAGTATTTTATGCTTAGCTTCACCTACAAACTAAGTAAGTTTGGAGGAAAGGATCCAAACCGGAGAGGCGGGGGGATCATACGAATGTAG
- the alaS gene encoding alanine--tRNA ligase: MKSQEIRSKFLEFFQNKSHSIVPSAPMVVKDDPTLMFTNAGMNQFKEFFLGNGTPTSRRIADTQKCLRVSGKHNDLEEVGKDTYHHTMFEMLGNWSFGDYFKKEAIHWAWELLTEVYKLNKADLYVSVFEGSEEEDLPVDREALDLWKAIVPEDRIIYGNKKDNFWEMGDQGPCGPSSEIHIDLRSAEEKAKTPGRELVNNDHPLVVEIWNLVFIQFNRKADGSLEKLPEKHVDTGMGFERLCMALQGVKSNYDTDVFTPLIKKISEVTTSEYGKNEETDIAIRVIADHVRAVSFAIADGQLPGSTGAGYVIRRILRRAIRYGFTFLNQKEAFVYKLVETLASQMGEAFPELRSQQNLITNVIREEENSFLRTLDQGLVLLDQIMQESKDKKVSGQKAFELYDTFGFPIDLTALILSEKGYSLDQKEFEAELQKQKDRSRNASKVTSGDWQVVKEAETEGFVGYDSLEAEVEILRYRKVESKKEGELYQLVFSKTPFYPEGGGQVGDKGTLESKNGAVNYILDTRKENNLIIHLTKELPEDLSGTFSAKVNAAQRARTAANHSATHLLHQALREILGPHVEQKGSMVQSDYLRFDFSHFSKVSSEELQQVEDFVNSRIAEKLPLVDNREMTYQQAINDGAIALFGEKYGDKVRAIRFGKSMELCGGTHVGNTADIWHFKIISEGAVASGIRRIEAITNEAAKEYFTAQTQTFGEIKVVLKNAKDPVKAVVNLQEENAELKKQIEALLRDKAKNLKGDLKNQIREINGINFLAQEVDLDIGGIKDLSFQLGDEMENLFLLFGTRQDEKAMLSCYISKNLVQEKGLNAGKVVKELGRYIQGGGGGQPFYATAGGKNPGGLNEALQKAEEFVK, encoded by the coding sequence ATGAAATCCCAGGAGATACGTTCTAAATTCCTCGAATTCTTTCAAAATAAATCCCACAGCATAGTACCATCTGCGCCCATGGTGGTCAAAGACGACCCCACGCTCATGTTCACCAATGCAGGGATGAACCAGTTCAAGGAATTCTTTTTAGGTAACGGGACACCTACCAGCCGTCGCATCGCCGATACCCAAAAATGCCTGCGCGTGAGCGGGAAGCACAACGACCTTGAAGAGGTGGGCAAAGACACTTACCACCATACCATGTTCGAGATGCTTGGCAACTGGAGCTTTGGGGATTATTTTAAAAAGGAAGCCATTCACTGGGCATGGGAACTGCTTACCGAAGTTTATAAACTAAATAAAGCAGACCTGTATGTTTCGGTTTTTGAAGGCAGTGAGGAAGAAGATTTGCCTGTAGATCGGGAAGCTTTAGATCTATGGAAGGCAATAGTGCCCGAAGACCGCATTATCTACGGAAATAAAAAAGATAATTTCTGGGAAATGGGCGATCAGGGGCCGTGCGGACCTTCTTCTGAAATCCATATCGACCTTAGATCGGCTGAAGAGAAGGCGAAAACTCCCGGAAGGGAGCTGGTAAACAATGACCATCCGCTTGTAGTGGAGATCTGGAACCTGGTTTTCATTCAGTTTAACCGAAAAGCCGATGGTTCCCTCGAAAAACTTCCGGAGAAACATGTAGATACAGGCATGGGCTTTGAGCGCCTTTGTATGGCGTTGCAGGGCGTAAAATCAAATTATGATACCGATGTTTTCACCCCGCTCATCAAGAAGATTAGCGAGGTGACAACTTCAGAATACGGGAAGAACGAAGAGACCGACATTGCAATCCGTGTAATTGCCGATCATGTGCGGGCGGTATCTTTTGCCATTGCCGACGGGCAGTTGCCAGGTAGTACCGGCGCCGGTTACGTGATTCGTCGTATCCTTAGAAGGGCCATTCGCTATGGCTTCACTTTCCTCAACCAAAAAGAAGCCTTTGTTTATAAACTGGTTGAGACGCTGGCAAGCCAGATGGGAGAAGCATTTCCCGAACTGCGTTCTCAGCAAAACCTCATCACAAACGTAATTAGGGAAGAAGAAAATTCCTTTTTACGCACACTTGACCAGGGGTTGGTGCTGTTGGACCAGATCATGCAGGAGAGCAAAGACAAAAAAGTTTCAGGCCAAAAAGCCTTTGAATTATATGACACTTTTGGATTCCCAATTGACCTTACCGCGCTTATCCTGAGTGAAAAAGGCTACAGCCTTGACCAAAAGGAATTTGAAGCCGAGCTGCAGAAGCAAAAAGATCGTTCCAGGAATGCCTCGAAAGTAACTTCCGGCGACTGGCAGGTGGTGAAGGAAGCAGAGACCGAAGGTTTTGTGGGCTACGACAGCCTTGAAGCCGAGGTGGAGATCTTGCGCTACCGCAAAGTGGAATCTAAAAAAGAAGGGGAGCTGTACCAGCTAGTCTTCAGCAAAACGCCATTTTATCCTGAAGGTGGAGGCCAGGTGGGCGACAAAGGAACTCTGGAGTCAAAAAATGGTGCTGTAAATTACATTTTAGACACCCGCAAGGAGAACAACCTTATCATTCACCTCACCAAAGAACTTCCCGAAGATCTTTCGGGTACTTTTTCGGCCAAAGTAAATGCTGCACAAAGAGCGCGTACCGCAGCCAATCATAGTGCCACGCACTTATTGCACCAGGCGCTCAGGGAAATCCTGGGGCCGCACGTGGAGCAAAAAGGTTCCATGGTACAAAGTGATTATTTAAGATTTGACTTCTCTCACTTCAGCAAGGTTTCTTCGGAAGAATTGCAGCAGGTAGAGGATTTCGTGAATTCAAGGATTGCTGAAAAACTTCCGCTTGTTGATAATCGCGAAATGACCTATCAGCAAGCAATAAACGACGGCGCAATTGCCCTTTTTGGGGAGAAATACGGGGACAAAGTTCGCGCTATTCGCTTCGGAAAATCCATGGAGCTCTGTGGTGGTACGCATGTTGGGAATACCGCCGATATATGGCATTTTAAGATCATTTCTGAAGGGGCTGTTGCTTCAGGAATCCGCAGGATCGAAGCTATTACCAATGAAGCTGCCAAAGAATATTTTACTGCACAAACCCAAACTTTTGGCGAGATCAAAGTCGTGCTCAAGAACGCCAAAGATCCCGTGAAAGCAGTGGTGAACCTGCAGGAAGAAAACGCCGAATTAAAAAAACAGATCGAAGCTTTGCTTCGTGATAAAGCCAAAAACCTGAAAGGGGATCTTAAAAATCAGATCCGGGAAATTAATGGCATCAACTTCCTCGCTCAAGAAGTAGATTTGGATATAGGCGGCATCAAAGACCTTTCTTTCCAGTTGGGGGATGAAATGGAGAATCTATTTCTACTTTTTGGTACCCGGCAGGATGAAAAAGCAATGCTCTCCTGTTACATTTCAAAGAACCTGGTACAGGAAAAAGGTCTAAATGCCGGAAAGGTAGTAAAGGAACTCGGTCGTTACATCCAGGGCGGCGGCGGCGGACAACCTTTTTACGCGACTGCCGGAGGTAAAAATCCGGGAGGATTGAACGAGGCCCTGCAAAAGGCTGAGGAGTTTGTGAAATAA
- a CDS encoding TPM domain-containing protein, which yields MSKIEEFLSEADEAEVVAAIRAAENKTSGEIRVHIEKTSKGKIWDRAMEVFHLLKMDNTKEDNGVLIYVAIDDRQFVIYGDKGINKVVPPDFWETTKDAIASRFKNGEFKQGLIDGILMAGKELQEHFPWSEDDTNELSDKISK from the coding sequence ATGTCAAAAATAGAAGAATTTCTTTCTGAAGCCGATGAAGCCGAAGTGGTGGCAGCCATTAGAGCGGCAGAGAATAAAACTTCGGGAGAAATTCGGGTACATATTGAAAAGACCAGCAAAGGCAAGATCTGGGACCGCGCAATGGAAGTTTTCCACTTACTGAAGATGGACAACACCAAAGAAGATAACGGGGTGCTCATTTACGTTGCCATAGATGACCGGCAGTTTGTGATCTACGGCGACAAAGGCATCAATAAAGTTGTGCCCCCGGATTTTTGGGAAACTACCAAAGATGCCATTGCTTCAAGGTTCAAAAATGGTGAATTCAAACAGGGCCTTATAGACGGTATTCTTATGGCCGGCAAGGAATTACAGGAACATTTTCCCTGGAGCGAAGATGACACCAATGAACTCTCGGATAAAATATCCAAATAA
- a CDS encoding GSCFA domain-containing protein, with amino-acid sequence MEFRTQVPVTPQEPKIGYSSKVLLLGSCFVENIGNKLEYFKFPNLLNPFGILFHPAAIHNFLKRVKEQYIFTEADIFYHNETWKCYEAHSDLNSVEKEEILNKLNAAVQETREFLKTATHVVITPGTAWGYKLNETGQLLVANCHKVPQAKFSREITEVKNALFDTSEIVRSLNPSAQIIFTVSPVRHLKDGFVENQLSKAKLITAIQERVASEENCSYFPSYEIMMDELRDYRFYAEDMLHPNIVAVDYIWEKFRQGWIASAASEVMKQVDTIQKGLLHRPFNETSEAHQKFRRNLQQKIEKLEKEVPQIRF; translated from the coding sequence ATGGAATTCCGTACTCAAGTTCCCGTAACTCCGCAAGAACCAAAAATCGGTTACTCTTCAAAAGTGCTGCTTTTAGGTTCCTGTTTTGTGGAAAATATCGGAAATAAACTGGAGTACTTCAAGTTCCCAAACCTGCTTAATCCCTTCGGAATTCTTTTTCATCCTGCGGCCATTCACAACTTCTTAAAAAGGGTAAAAGAGCAGTACATTTTTACTGAAGCCGATATTTTTTACCACAATGAGACCTGGAAATGTTACGAAGCCCATTCCGATCTTAATTCCGTAGAAAAAGAGGAGATCCTGAACAAACTGAACGCCGCCGTGCAGGAAACCCGGGAGTTTTTGAAGACGGCCACTCATGTGGTCATCACGCCGGGAACAGCCTGGGGATATAAACTGAATGAAACAGGGCAGCTGCTGGTGGCCAATTGCCATAAAGTGCCGCAGGCGAAATTTAGCAGGGAAATAACAGAGGTGAAAAATGCCCTTTTTGACACCTCAGAAATTGTGAGGTCGCTAAATCCTTCAGCCCAGATTATCTTCACGGTTTCCCCAGTGCGACATTTAAAGGATGGTTTTGTTGAAAATCAGTTAAGCAAAGCCAAATTGATCACTGCAATCCAGGAAAGGGTGGCTTCAGAAGAAAATTGTTCCTATTTTCCTTCGTATGAGATCATGATGGACGAGCTGAGGGATTACAGGTTCTATGCTGAAGATATGCTGCATCCTAATATTGTGGCGGTAGATTACATTTGGGAGAAATTCAGGCAGGGCTGGATAGCTTCAGCAGCTTCCGAAGTCATGAAGCAGGTGGATACCATCCAAAAAGGGCTTTTACACCGGCCTTTTAATGAAACTTCTGAAGCGCATCAGAAATTCCGAAGAAATCTTCAGCAAAAAATAGAAAAACTCGAAAAAGAAGTACCTCAGATTCGTTTTTGA
- a CDS encoding TPM domain-containing protein, with translation MNNLLRNSLLLIALFSLGLTAYAQRDIPPRPSLETSVYDEAEVLSSQEEQALERKLINYADTTSTQIVIATIESLQGEYIGTYAAEWAHEWGVGQAEEDNGILILLAETERKIWISTGYGIESTLTDALSKQIIEGVILPEFRSGSYYRGLDAGTTAIFQVLNGTFEGSRPASGDGAAPRFIVLALILIVFLIILSSRNKRGGGRGGYRRGGGLLDILVLSSLGRGGFGGGGSFGGGGGFGGGGGFGGGFGGGGFGGGGAGGGW, from the coding sequence ATGAACAATTTACTTCGGAATTCCCTTCTTCTAATCGCCCTTTTCAGCCTTGGCCTTACGGCTTATGCGCAAAGGGATATTCCTCCCAGGCCTTCTTTGGAAACCAGTGTTTATGATGAAGCTGAAGTACTCTCTTCGCAGGAAGAGCAGGCCCTGGAACGAAAGCTTATCAATTACGCCGATACTACCTCTACGCAAATCGTTATTGCCACAATAGAATCTTTGCAGGGCGAATACATTGGCACCTATGCTGCCGAATGGGCTCATGAATGGGGCGTGGGGCAGGCCGAAGAAGACAACGGAATATTGATTTTACTTGCTGAAACCGAACGCAAGATCTGGATCTCCACCGGCTACGGAATTGAAAGTACACTTACCGATGCCCTCTCCAAACAAATTATTGAAGGCGTTATACTCCCTGAATTTCGCTCCGGAAGTTATTACCGCGGATTAGATGCGGGTACAACTGCAATTTTCCAGGTACTTAATGGCACTTTTGAAGGTTCACGACCCGCTTCGGGAGACGGAGCTGCTCCACGATTCATTGTTCTGGCCCTCATTTTGATCGTTTTTCTCATCATCCTTAGTTCCCGCAACAAAAGAGGCGGTGGCCGTGGAGGATATCGCCGTGGCGGCGGACTCCTCGACATCCTTGTGCTCTCCAGTCTTGGCCGTGGCGGCTTTGGCGGGGGCGGTAGTTTTGGTGGCGGAGGTGGCTTCGGTGGTGGCGGCGGCTTTGGGGGCGGCTTTGGCGGCGGTGGCTTTGGCGGCGGCGGTGCCGGCGGTGGATGGTAG
- a CDS encoding LemA family protein produces MKKWLVPVLIIGAIVLGLYLLTVGKYNNAVVKQETAQTAWSQVESAYQRRSDLIPNLVNTVKGAADFERGTLTDVIEARAKATSVNVDASNITQENLQQFQQAQGEVSSALSRLLVTVERYPELRATQNFQQLQSQLEGTENRINVERNRYNEQVRDYNTYIRKFPNNLIVGMYGFERMPLFEADPGSESAPEVDFDS; encoded by the coding sequence ATGAAAAAATGGCTCGTCCCCGTATTGATCATTGGGGCTATTGTCTTAGGTCTTTACCTGTTAACCGTTGGAAAATACAACAATGCCGTAGTAAAGCAGGAAACAGCACAAACTGCCTGGTCACAGGTTGAGAGCGCCTACCAACGCCGAAGCGACCTCATCCCTAACCTGGTCAACACCGTGAAAGGCGCGGCAGACTTTGAAAGGGGAACGCTTACCGATGTGATAGAAGCCCGTGCAAAAGCAACTTCTGTGAACGTTGATGCCAGCAATATCACCCAGGAGAACCTTCAGCAGTTTCAGCAGGCACAGGGAGAAGTTTCTTCAGCTTTGTCGCGATTGCTCGTAACCGTAGAAAGGTATCCCGAACTTAGGGCAACCCAGAATTTTCAGCAGTTACAGTCACAACTTGAGGGCACAGAGAACCGAATTAACGTAGAGAGAAACCGGTACAACGAACAGGTAAGGGATTACAACACCTACATCAGGAAGTTTCCTAATAACCTTATTGTAGGCATGTATGGTTTTGAGAGAATGCCTCTTTTTGAAGCCGATCCTGGTTCTGAAAGCGCACCCGAAGTAGATTTTGATTCCTAA
- the der gene encoding ribosome biogenesis GTPase Der yields MSSIVAIVGRPNVGKSTFFNRLIQRREAIVDSVSGVTRDRHYGKTDWNGRNFSVIDTGGYVLGSDDVFEAEIDKQVELAIGEADAIIFMVDVETGVTPMDEDVAKLLRKVNKPVFLAVNKVDNSKRLENAVEFYALGLGEYFPIASTNGSGTGELLDALVEALPEDTREEEAELPRFAVVGRPNAGKSSFINALIGEDRYIVTDIAGTTRDSIDTRYNRFGFEFNLVDTAGIRRKSKVKEDLEFYSVMRSVRAIEHCDVCLIVMDATRGFDGQVQNIFWLAQRNRKGIVILVNKWDLLEKETNTMKEYEANIRREMEPFTDVPIVFMSVLTKQRIFKAIETAVEVYNNRSKKIKTSELNEVMLPIIESYPPPAYKGKYVKIKFCMQLPTPQPQFAFFCNLPQYVKDPYKRFLENKLREEFDFTGVPVSVYFRKK; encoded by the coding sequence ATGAGCAGTATTGTAGCTATTGTAGGACGACCTAACGTTGGGAAATCTACTTTTTTTAATCGTTTGATCCAGCGCCGCGAAGCCATTGTAGATTCGGTGAGTGGAGTGACCAGAGACCGGCATTATGGAAAAACCGACTGGAATGGCCGCAATTTTTCTGTCATTGATACCGGAGGTTATGTACTGGGAAGCGACGATGTTTTTGAAGCCGAAATTGACAAGCAGGTAGAACTTGCCATTGGAGAAGCCGATGCCATTATTTTCATGGTAGACGTAGAAACCGGCGTTACTCCTATGGACGAAGATGTGGCCAAATTACTTCGGAAGGTGAACAAACCCGTATTTCTTGCCGTAAATAAAGTAGATAATTCAAAACGGCTTGAAAATGCCGTAGAATTTTACGCTCTTGGACTTGGGGAGTATTTTCCCATTGCCAGCACCAACGGAAGTGGCACCGGGGAATTGCTTGACGCCCTTGTAGAGGCCCTGCCCGAAGACACCCGTGAAGAAGAAGCCGAACTGCCTCGTTTTGCGGTAGTGGGCCGCCCCAACGCCGGGAAATCTTCTTTTATCAATGCGCTCATAGGTGAAGATCGCTATATAGTGACCGATATCGCCGGCACAACCCGCGATTCTATTGACACAAGGTACAACCGTTTCGGGTTTGAATTTAACCTGGTTGATACTGCCGGGATACGACGCAAGTCTAAAGTGAAAGAAGATCTTGAATTCTACTCGGTGATGCGTTCGGTTAGGGCTATAGAGCACTGCGATGTATGTTTGATAGTCATGGATGCCACCCGTGGTTTTGACGGGCAGGTGCAAAATATTTTCTGGCTCGCCCAGCGAAACAGGAAAGGGATTGTGATTTTGGTGAACAAATGGGACCTTTTAGAGAAAGAGACCAATACCATGAAAGAATACGAGGCGAATATTCGCCGCGAAATGGAACCTTTCACCGATGTGCCTATCGTCTTTATGTCGGTACTCACAAAGCAACGCATTTTTAAAGCTATAGAAACTGCGGTAGAGGTGTACAACAACCGCAGTAAAAAGATCAAGACCAGTGAACTCAATGAGGTGATGCTGCCAATTATTGAATCTTACCCGCCACCGGCCTATAAAGGCAAGTATGTGAAGATCAAGTTTTGTATGCAGCTGCCAACACCGCAGCCGCAGTTTGCCTTTTTCTGCAACCTTCCGCAGTATGTAAAAGATCCGTATAAAAGGTTTTTAGAAAATAAATTGAGGGAAGAATTTGACTTTACCGGCGTGCCGGTATCGGTGTATTTCAGGAAAAAATAA
- a CDS encoding MerR family transcriptional regulator: protein MHVDLPDKLYYSIGEVAEAFKVNTSLIRFWEKEFDAIKPRKNAKGNRKFTKEDIKNLELIYHLVKERGFTLEGAKIHLKEEKSRKTLSNFEIIRKLENIKSTLNNLKKEL from the coding sequence ATGCATGTAGACCTTCCAGATAAACTGTACTACTCTATTGGCGAAGTGGCCGAAGCCTTTAAGGTGAACACCTCCCTCATCAGGTTTTGGGAGAAGGAATTTGATGCCATAAAACCCCGGAAGAACGCAAAAGGCAACCGCAAGTTTACCAAAGAAGACATCAAGAACCTGGAGTTGATCTACCACCTGGTAAAAGAAAGAGGCTTTACCCTCGAGGGCGCAAAAATCCATCTCAAGGAAGAGAAAAGCCGGAAAACATTGTCTAACTTTGAAATCATTAGAAAGCTGGAGAATATAAAATCCACTTTAAACAATTTAAAAAAGGAACTGTAA
- a CDS encoding M23 family metallopeptidase, whose translation MSKVKYYYDSETLSYKKIERKKGRRLGIAALSVLGTFLAGFILLVIYLNIPQLETPKEKALSRELENMKLQYSLLNRKMEQIESVLANVEDRDNNIYRLYFEANPIPEEQRLAGFGGINRYKDLEGFDNSKLIIESHKKLDMLTKRLVVQSRSLDEIIELANDKENLLASIPAIIPVKNENLKRMASGYGWRTDPFTKVRKFHYGMDFTAPRGTPVYATGDGVVERADNRSSGYGNHIRIDHGYGYVSLYAHLYKYNVRRGQKVQRGDLIGFVGSTGRSQAPHLHYEIFKDDVKINPINFYYGHLSPAEYDDILEQAQLENQSLD comes from the coding sequence ATGTCTAAGGTTAAATATTATTACGACAGCGAGACGCTATCTTACAAAAAGATTGAGCGCAAGAAAGGCCGCCGCCTTGGAATTGCTGCTCTTAGTGTGCTGGGGACCTTCCTGGCCGGCTTTATTCTCCTGGTGATCTACCTCAACATCCCGCAGCTCGAGACCCCCAAGGAAAAAGCACTTTCCCGGGAACTTGAAAATATGAAATTACAGTACAGCCTTCTCAACCGCAAAATGGAGCAAATTGAGAGCGTACTGGCCAATGTAGAAGATCGCGACAACAACATTTACCGCCTTTACTTTGAAGCCAACCCCATCCCCGAAGAACAGCGGCTTGCCGGTTTTGGAGGGATAAACCGCTATAAAGACCTGGAGGGCTTTGACAATTCTAAACTTATTATTGAAAGCCACAAAAAGCTGGATATGCTTACCAAAAGGCTGGTGGTGCAATCGCGTTCCCTAGATGAGATCATTGAACTGGCCAATGATAAAGAGAACCTGCTGGCTTCTATCCCGGCCATTATCCCGGTAAAGAATGAGAACCTTAAAAGGATGGCTTCGGGTTACGGCTGGCGCACAGACCCTTTTACCAAGGTGAGAAAATTCCATTACGGAATGGACTTTACAGCTCCCCGGGGAACTCCTGTATACGCAACCGGCGACGGGGTTGTGGAAAGGGCCGATAACCGTTCCAGCGGGTACGGAAACCATATAAGGATAGATCACGGTTATGGCTACGTGAGCCTTTATGCCCACCTTTACAAGTACAACGTGAGGAGAGGGCAAAAGGTACAGCGCGGAGATCTTATAGGTTTTGTGGGCAGCACAGGGCGTTCACAGGCGCCGCACCTGCACTACGAGATCTTTAAGGATGATGTGAAGATCAATCCCATCAACTTCTATTACGGACATTTATCTCCGGCCGAATATGACGATATCCTGGAGCAGGCACAACTTGAAAACCAATCTCTGGATTAA